The following are encoded in a window of Deinococcus budaensis genomic DNA:
- a CDS encoding DUF485 domain-containing protein gives MTVSRLPSTTAPTRNPAYARLVAERNRFTVIMTVTFLVLYFLLPVLAGYNKPLMATKVFGNVTFGYVFAFAEFAMGWIMAAIYVVKARTFDRLAREALQ, from the coding sequence ATGACCGTTTCCCGTCTGCCGTCCACCACCGCGCCGACACGCAACCCGGCCTACGCCCGGCTGGTGGCCGAGCGCAACCGCTTCACGGTCATCATGACGGTGACCTTTCTGGTGCTGTACTTCCTGCTGCCGGTGCTGGCCGGGTACAACAAGCCCCTGATGGCGACCAAGGTGTTCGGGAACGTGACCTTCGGGTACGTGTTCGCCTTCGCCGAGTTTGCAATGGGCTGGATCATGGCGGCGATCTACGTGGTCAAGGCCAGGACCTTTGACCGTCTGGCGCGGGAGGCCCTCCAGTGA
- a CDS encoding sodium:solute symporter family transporter → MTFLLAAVIVAITLGITFWASRRNTSASDFYVAGGRISAGQNGIAIAGDYMSAASFLGITGLIALNGYDGFMYSVGWFIAYLTVLFIVAEPLRNLGKYTLADMLVYRLKDPRVRTYAAVSTIVVSAFYMIAQVVGAGSLISLLSGGVLTPSLAIPLVGVLMIIYVVVGGMLATTWVQIIKAVLLMFATIVMTVLILNAFGWSFSNLLGNVERLNGPEFLGAGVLYKNPIDLISLSLALVLGTAGLPHILVRFYTVPTAQDARKSVVWAMVLIGAFYVMTAFLGNAANVLVGRADIAEANAAGNMAAPLLAQELFGGAGTVGGEFGLAFVTAVAFATILAVVAGLTIAASTSFTHDIYKGVIRKGQATEKEEFRVARLATVAVGIIAIGLGLLAQSQNVAFLVALAFAIAASSNLPVILFTLFWRRFNATGAIWGIVGGILTCLALIAVGPNIMGVDPPEKLTARHPIQAAPLFPLGNPGIVSIPAGFAFAALGTLIGARRREGQDEQAFEEMQFRAYTGAGVDGTVAAHD, encoded by the coding sequence GTGACCTTCCTGCTGGCCGCCGTGATCGTGGCGATCACGCTGGGCATCACCTTCTGGGCCTCGCGGCGCAACACCAGCGCCAGTGACTTTTACGTGGCGGGCGGGCGCATCAGCGCGGGGCAAAACGGGATCGCCATCGCCGGAGATTACATGAGCGCGGCGTCCTTCCTGGGGATCACCGGCCTCATCGCCCTGAACGGCTACGACGGCTTCATGTACTCGGTGGGCTGGTTTATCGCCTACCTCACGGTGCTGTTCATCGTGGCCGAACCGCTGCGGAACCTCGGCAAGTACACCCTGGCCGACATGCTGGTCTACCGCCTGAAAGACCCCCGTGTGCGGACCTACGCGGCCGTGAGCACCATCGTCGTGAGCGCCTTTTACATGATCGCGCAGGTCGTGGGCGCCGGGTCCCTCATCAGCCTGCTGTCGGGCGGGGTGCTGACGCCCAGCCTCGCCATCCCGCTGGTCGGCGTGCTGATGATCATCTACGTGGTGGTGGGCGGGATGCTCGCCACGACCTGGGTGCAGATCATCAAGGCCGTGCTGCTGATGTTCGCCACCATCGTGATGACCGTGCTGATCCTGAACGCCTTCGGCTGGAGCTTTTCCAACCTGCTGGGCAACGTGGAGCGCCTCAACGGCCCCGAGTTCCTGGGCGCGGGCGTGTTGTACAAGAACCCCATCGACCTGATCAGCCTCAGTCTCGCGCTGGTGCTGGGCACCGCCGGGCTGCCGCATATCCTGGTGCGCTTCTACACCGTGCCCACCGCGCAGGACGCCCGCAAGAGCGTGGTGTGGGCGATGGTCCTGATCGGCGCCTTTTACGTGATGACCGCCTTCCTGGGCAACGCCGCGAACGTGCTGGTGGGCCGCGCGGACATCGCGGAAGCGAACGCGGCGGGCAACATGGCCGCGCCGCTGCTGGCGCAGGAGCTGTTCGGCGGCGCCGGGACCGTGGGCGGCGAGTTCGGGCTGGCCTTCGTGACGGCGGTGGCCTTTGCGACCATCCTGGCGGTGGTGGCCGGGCTGACCATCGCGGCGAGCACCTCCTTTACCCACGACATCTACAAGGGCGTGATCCGCAAGGGCCAGGCCACCGAGAAAGAGGAGTTCCGGGTGGCGCGGCTCGCCACGGTCGCGGTCGGCATCATCGCGATTGGGCTGGGGTTGCTGGCGCAGTCGCAGAACGTGGCCTTTCTGGTCGCGCTGGCCTTTGCCATCGCCGCGAGTTCCAACCTGCCGGTGATTCTCTTCACGCTGTTCTGGCGCCGGTTCAACGCGACCGGGGCGATCTGGGGCATCGTGGGCGGCATTCTGACCTGCCTCGCCCTCATCGCGGTCGGCCCCAACATCATGGGCGTGGACCCGCCCGAGAAGCTCACTGCCCGTCACCCCATCCAGGCCGCGCCCCTCTTCCCGCTGGGGAACCCCGGCATCGTGTCCATCCCGGCAGGCTTCGCCTTCGCCGCGTTGGGCACCCTGATCGGCGCCCGCCGCCGCGAGGGGCAAGACGAGCAGGCCTTTGAGGAGATGCAGTTCCGCGCCTACACCGGGGCCGGAGTTGACGGCACGGTCGCGGCGCACGACTGA